In Phaseolus vulgaris cultivar G19833 chromosome 3, P. vulgaris v2.0, whole genome shotgun sequence, the sequence TGCAAGGTGACAGGAACAGGCCCGATTTATGTGGGCCGTGCAATGGGCGAGTACTCTAGGATTGTCTATGCCTACACCTACTTCGACAACATAGTTGCACATGGTGGTTGGGATGATTGGAACACTTCTTACAATAACAAGTAAGACCtagcttttattatttttcttaaaaccaTACTTCATACTATATAATCATCTTATTATTTATGGTATGTTTCTTCctatttaatttgaaattatttctCTTGATTTGGGCTGATATTGAACCCACTCCACTGCTTTAGGACTGTGTTCTTTGGAGTGTACAAATGCTGGGGACCAGGTGCTGCTGCTATACGTGGAGTTCCATTAGCCCAAGAGCTAGATTTTGAATCTGCTCATCCATTCCTGGTCAAGAGTTTTGTTAATGGGAGACACTGGATGGCACCCTCTGATGCTTAGCTAACTGCTGAACCACCAACATGAAACTCCAGTTTCTTTAAGAGACACCAAAACAAGATATTGCACATCTATAGTCTATCCAATACTATTGCTGTCATTTTATCCTCTTTTTTGTCTTCTGTTTAGCACATAGAAAATTCATTCATTCAATCTTTAATATAGTCCGGGGCTTGATCTTTATACTGTATACTCTTATCACTTTTCAAATCTTGATTCTTTTATTATGAATACAATTTCATTTCCGTGTTTATCAGCTTGTTTTACTGCAGTGTCCGGGGGAGGGGGATTTTACACGGAACTCTTGCAAAAGATTTTGTGTGATGAATATCTGATAATATATAGGACAAAATGGCTAGTTATGGCatcattaacaaaaaaaaacaattcgTGTATCTTACCTATGAATCTAGTAATCTACTGGAGCTTTTCAGCCTTGAAAATAGTTTGCCATTACTCATTATGACGCGAAATGAATCTCAAAAAATCACAAAGCAAATTTTGTTTGCAACTAACAACTCGTAATATAATTGCCAGCAGAAAATATTGATAGACATGCCTTCGTCATACAGAACCTTAAACGGAGACTTTAATTGTGGTTTCCTCGTAACCTTGTCGTGAGAAGGGGAAAACATTGTAATgcataaaactattttattctgacaagtgaaaattaaatattcctAAAAACCTGTAAACCATCAAAGAGACTTGGTAAATGGGAAGAAATAGCTTCACATTATGCAACAATTTGGCTGAGCTTCAAGCATCTCTGGAGATCTGCAGGAGAAAATGTTCACATCAGTTGATGCAGATACAGTAATGCAATTTGAAAACTACGATGTAAATACATGCTGCCGGATAACtcgttttatttttcaaaaatatataagCATCCTCATGGGAGAGGGGAATAGCTATCCTAGCGGGGACAACCAAACCTTAGATATGGGTGTTTCATTTCTCAACTAGGATCTAGCCAATTCTACATCGTAGCTTTTATATGATGATTTAATACCCATTTCAGAAGTAGTAATTCATTGCAAGTTAGATCACTGAGTTAGTACTAAAATAAAGAGACAGATTTTACAGATTGTACGAAGCCATTTATTTTATTAGCCAGTATTGATTATCAACAAAAACATGAACTGATATATTGAGCTTCACCACTTAAACAACAGCTCTAAAGTCAACTTATACCTCTTATCTAAAATTTAAAGACAAACTATTCATCTAGTTCAGTGTTTAGGAAGCTAAAAATAATCGATGCATATTTTCACATGAGGGTCTCActtaaaaaaagtaaacaatGATTAATACTACAAGTACATAGTGTGATAAACACCACCAACATATACCAAGGGAACTTACAACTGGCCAAGACTGGCTAAGTCAAAGTCGGGAGCAAGCTCCTGGACGATTTCATTTGGTGGTTGTCCACATTCTTGCATTTTCTGCATAAGCTCAACAATCTTGGTAAAGTTTCCAGCATCACTTTCATAAACATCATTAAGATTTCGTATCAATTCATATTGGTGTGCATAACGTTCATATTCCTCTTTGCTTAagctggatttgtgttcttccaGCCACTTAGGATATTTTTCTGATATTTCTTTCATTGGTTCATGAAGAATCTCCTTGGACAGAAGTTGTTGCATCATGGTCTCCACAATAGATTCCATGTCCtacacaaaataataataataataatagcttTAAATGCAGGAAAGGAAGTCAAGATACGGTATTTCCAAGatgaaaaattaagaaatagcACCATAAGTAGTTACAATATCTTTGATgcccttaatcacttgcttcatcttagtaaaaaattataaccAGACTTGGCAAATTGTTTGGTCTAGTCTGGTTAGCTTCACATATTTTAAAGAAGATATATAATAGAGGCTATGTTTTTATATGAAAGAAGTATTCCAGGCCTCGATTTCTGCTTCTGTCACCAGTCTCTTTTCCATGTGAAGCTCAGCAAAAGGACACGTCAAAGTTTGTACACTCCAAATTTCTCTTACTTTTCATTCTCTTAATTAATAGATTCCAACTTCAATGCTTCATATATGTTTGAACttctttaagaaaaaaagaagttatCAATTGAAtacaaaaaa encodes:
- the LOC137808074 gene encoding peroxisome biogenesis protein 19-2-like yields the protein MADSSQDLDQLLDSALDDFQSFNLNPSPPSGGAIASKNESPSLPSGVQGLGMGLPDLRTKKKGKQKASKDIHVAEALNKLREQTKEAVKGLESMTPPAADDLGKDALMEDWVKQFEQLAGSQDMESIVETMMQQLLSKEILHEPMKEISEKYPKWLEEHKSSLSKEEYERYAHQYELIRNLNDVYESDAGNFTKIVELMQKMQECGQPPNEIVQELAPDFDLASLGQLSPEMLEAQPNCCIM
- the LOC137808075 gene encoding probable pectinesterase 68 → MGEYSRIVYAYTYFDNIVAHGGWDDWNTSYNNKTVFFGVYKCWGPGAAAIRGVPLAQELDFESAHPFLVKSFVNGRHWMAPSDA